The following proteins are encoded in a genomic region of Leptospira kirschneri serovar Cynopteri str. 3522 CT:
- a CDS encoding Yip1 family protein, translated as MSKFSFSFTNTIEEAIDVLIKPAFYFKNLSKTPEESLISLYLRCLVYMGFLYIVAVLGMTLFAPKEFLNPPLTLLFLEMPAAYLISSIIVFPTLGFIYMFFSWVCGGNTDWKKNFKASTAIFSTFWAALFFQSFGGYVHFYLGLGIGIVFTAYIPFLFYLALTCYLQAPVKRTAAILSGFVLVLLYLQYSKMDLYIKDHKVRESINLHKPIIKEEEFQIEPAVEEIIRKATEKAKNAKE; from the coding sequence ATGTCCAAGTTTTCCTTTTCTTTTACAAATACAATCGAAGAAGCCATAGACGTTTTGATAAAACCTGCTTTCTATTTTAAAAATCTTTCTAAAACTCCCGAAGAATCTCTAATTTCCTTATATCTTCGTTGTTTAGTATATATGGGATTTTTGTACATAGTTGCCGTCTTGGGAATGACATTATTTGCTCCGAAAGAATTTCTAAATCCTCCTTTAACTTTGTTATTTTTAGAAATGCCCGCGGCATATTTAATCTCTAGTATTATCGTTTTTCCTACTTTAGGTTTTATTTATATGTTTTTTTCTTGGGTCTGCGGAGGAAATACCGACTGGAAAAAAAACTTTAAGGCCAGCACCGCAATCTTTAGCACATTCTGGGCTGCATTATTTTTTCAAAGTTTCGGGGGATATGTTCACTTTTATCTTGGGCTTGGAATTGGAATTGTTTTTACCGCATATATTCCTTTTTTATTTTATTTGGCGCTTACTTGTTATCTACAAGCGCCGGTCAAAAGAACCGCGGCAATCCTTTCGGGGTTTGTGCTTGTTCTATTGTATCTTCAATATTCTAAAATGGATTTATACATAAAAGATCACAAGGTTAGAGAAAGTATCAATCTACATAAACCGATTATAAAAGAAGAAGAATTTCAAATAGAACCCGCAGTGGAAGAAATCATTCGAAAAGCAACGGAAAAAGCAAAAAATGCAAAGGAATGA